The proteins below come from a single Chryseobacterium nepalense genomic window:
- a CDS encoding Crp/Fnr family transcriptional regulator — MKDFSRLVQEHFGALSQDDLAVIHSFFKEEKLNRNENFTESGQICNKLSIVKSGILRVYALSEDGREITQWLSTKDFFVTELMGFFFNQPNRWTIQAFSDTELLSISKTDYITLCRKFPKWIEIEKQFIIKCFAMMEDRIFSHLSMTAEERYNRYFEQHKELFHLVPLQYIASVLGMTPETFSRIRKRKAQNS; from the coding sequence ATGAAAGATTTCAGCCGGTTAGTACAGGAACATTTCGGGGCGCTTAGTCAGGATGATTTAGCAGTTATTCATTCTTTTTTTAAAGAAGAAAAGCTGAACCGGAATGAAAATTTTACAGAATCCGGACAGATTTGCAATAAACTGAGTATCGTAAAATCAGGAATACTTCGAGTATATGCTTTGTCGGAAGATGGCAGAGAAATTACACAATGGCTTTCGACCAAAGATTTTTTCGTAACTGAATTGATGGGATTTTTCTTTAATCAACCCAATCGCTGGACAATACAGGCTTTCTCCGATACAGAATTATTATCCATTTCAAAAACAGATTATATAACACTTTGCCGGAAATTTCCAAAATGGATTGAAATTGAGAAACAATTTATTATTAAATGTTTTGCAATGATGGAAGACCGTATTTTTTCGCATCTTTCGATGACGGCGGAAGAACGGTATAATCGGTATTTTGAGCAGCATAAAGAATTATTTCATCTGGTTCCGTTGCAGTATATTGCTTCAGTTCTGGGAATGACGCCGGAAACATTCAGTAGAATAAGAAAACGAAAGGCACAAAATTCTTGA
- a CDS encoding DUF4260 domain-containing protein, with amino-acid sequence MKHLLQLEELGQFGLAIFLFTQIGFQWWLFPLCLLLPDVSMIGYLINSKIGAWLYNFFHHKLLAIFVLILGFYLKIQTVEFIGIILFAHAAMDRIFGYGLKFEDDFKHTHLDWIGKKL; translated from the coding sequence ATGAAACATCTTTTACAGCTTGAAGAATTGGGACAATTTGGTCTTGCTATTTTTCTTTTTACTCAGATAGGATTTCAGTGGTGGCTTTTTCCACTTTGCCTCTTGCTTCCCGACGTCTCGATGATTGGCTATTTAATCAATTCTAAAATAGGAGCCTGGCTCTACAATTTTTTTCATCATAAATTGCTCGCAATCTTTGTTTTGATTTTAGGATTCTACCTCAAAATTCAGACTGTAGAATTCATTGGAATTATTTTATTTGCACATGCTGCGATGGACAGGATTTTCGGATACGGATTGAAATTTGAGGATGATTTTAAGCATACCCACTTAGACTGGATCGGGAAGAAATTATAA
- a CDS encoding NUDIX hydrolase: MTQDYSQYPRHLVAVDCIIFGFDGENLKILLVQRNFEPKMGEWSLMGGFIGSDETSDEAAQRVLKTLTGLENIYLEQLNCYTQIDREPTARIMSISYYALINIEKNIRINQKYNAKWFDLQDFPTLIFDHNEMVKDAVLRLRRRASTRPIGFELLPEKFTMKDLQSLYEAIFNEQYDKRNFISKINALDILVKTEEKDMTSSKKGSFLYRFDEDQYKKKLAEGFMFKI; encoded by the coding sequence ATGACCCAGGATTATTCTCAATATCCAAGACATTTGGTAGCCGTTGACTGTATTATTTTCGGCTTTGACGGTGAAAATCTTAAAATTCTTCTTGTGCAAAGAAACTTCGAACCCAAAATGGGAGAATGGTCTTTAATGGGAGGGTTTATCGGGAGTGATGAAACCTCTGATGAGGCTGCACAGCGTGTTCTTAAAACATTGACAGGCCTGGAAAACATTTATCTTGAGCAGCTTAACTGTTATACGCAGATTGACCGTGAGCCTACCGCACGAATCATGTCAATTTCTTATTATGCCCTGATTAATATTGAAAAGAATATCCGTATCAATCAAAAATATAATGCAAAATGGTTTGATCTTCAGGATTTTCCTACTCTCATTTTCGATCATAATGAGATGGTAAAAGATGCTGTTTTAAGATTACGAAGAAGAGCTTCCACAAGACCAATCGGCTTCGAGCTTCTTCCGGAGAAATTCACCATGAAAGATCTGCAGAGTCTTTATGAAGCCATTTTTAATGAACAATACGACAAACGGAATTTCATCAGTAAAATCAATGCACTGGATATTCTGGTAAAAACAGAGGAAAAAGATATGACCTCGTCTAAAAAAGGATCTTTCCTATATCGTTTTGATGAGGATCAATATAAAAAAAAGCTTGCCGAAGGATTTATGTTTAAGATTTAA
- a CDS encoding glycoside hydrolase family 127 protein → MNRKISIIVFAFSSFTFAQVNKKIQYFLLRDVKLSESVFNKAMKADKNYMMSMEPDRLLAPYLREAGLQPKAENYPNWENTGLDGHIGGHYISALSLMYASTGDPKVKQRLDYMIDELDRCQQSSVNGYLSGVPSGKKIWKEISEGNIRASGFGLNDRWVPLYNIHKIYAGLRDAYWYGGSEKAKKMLVQLTDWMMNEVSGLSDEQIQEMLRSEHGGLNEVFADVYEITGNKKYLQLAHRFSHQAILNPLLLGEDKLTGIHANTQIPKVIGYKRIADLENNVQWSNAADFFWHNVTEKRSSVIGGNSVSEHFNPVNDFSSMIKSIEGPETCNTYNMLKLTKELFATLPKSYYMDYYERALYNHILSTENYDKGGFVYFTPMRPGHYRVYSQPQTSFWCCVGSGLENHAKYGEMIYAHSDNDLYVNLFIPSTLKWAEKKILIRQENNFPETPFTKLIVDLAGKGNFNLKLRSPQWTNPSEVNISINGKKQNVQPDGNGYFTLTKKWKKEDVIEMNLPMHLSAEQLPDKSDYYAFKYGPVVLAATYGTEDQQGLLADDSRGGHIAHGPQIPLNEIPVILGNNQEVINHVKPVENKNLTFSLTGLYPEEKFGKGFQLVPFYKIQEERYILYWPQADQDKIESIQKKKAEEEAETRKLDLITVDKIQLGEQQPESDHYFESKDSNTGYMEDRHFRDAKGWFSYRMKNPGKNAAYLYILYFDANANRSLNVEINGKNVSAKKLEGKAGNSPQYLLLPIPETEKNKEILSVKFFAEEQMTTSKIIEVRLLTQNYQKSVNKN, encoded by the coding sequence ATGAACCGAAAAATCTCCATTATCGTATTCGCATTTTCATCATTTACTTTTGCACAGGTAAATAAGAAAATTCAGTATTTCCTGCTGAGAGATGTAAAGCTGTCGGAAAGTGTTTTTAACAAAGCCATGAAGGCTGATAAAAATTATATGATGTCTATGGAACCAGACAGGTTGCTGGCTCCTTATCTCAGGGAAGCAGGCTTGCAGCCAAAAGCTGAAAATTATCCGAACTGGGAAAATACAGGCCTGGACGGACATATCGGAGGACACTATATTTCTGCACTCTCATTAATGTATGCTTCAACAGGAGATCCAAAGGTTAAGCAGAGACTCGATTATATGATTGATGAGCTTGACCGTTGCCAGCAATCATCCGTAAACGGTTATCTTTCAGGGGTACCTTCGGGTAAAAAAATCTGGAAAGAAATTTCGGAGGGAAATATTCGCGCTTCAGGTTTTGGATTGAACGACCGCTGGGTACCTTTATACAATATTCACAAAATTTATGCAGGGCTCCGCGATGCCTATTGGTATGGCGGAAGTGAAAAGGCAAAAAAAATGTTGGTACAACTTACCGACTGGATGATGAATGAAGTTTCCGGACTTTCAGATGAACAGATTCAGGAGATGCTTCGCAGCGAACATGGGGGACTGAATGAAGTTTTCGCTGATGTGTATGAAATTACCGGAAATAAAAAATATCTTCAGCTTGCCCACAGATTTTCACATCAGGCCATTCTAAATCCACTGCTTTTAGGAGAAGATAAGCTTACAGGAATTCACGCCAATACCCAAATTCCAAAAGTAATAGGCTACAAACGAATTGCAGATCTCGAAAACAATGTGCAGTGGAGCAATGCTGCAGATTTTTTCTGGCACAATGTCACTGAAAAAAGATCTTCCGTTATCGGTGGAAACAGCGTCAGTGAGCATTTTAATCCCGTTAATGATTTCAGCAGCATGATTAAAAGCATTGAAGGTCCCGAAACCTGCAACACCTACAACATGCTGAAACTTACCAAAGAGCTTTTCGCAACTTTGCCCAAGTCATATTATATGGATTATTATGAGCGCGCGCTCTATAATCATATTCTTTCTACTGAAAATTATGATAAAGGAGGATTTGTGTATTTTACACCGATGCGCCCCGGTCATTACCGTGTATACTCACAGCCGCAGACAAGTTTCTGGTGCTGTGTAGGTTCCGGACTGGAAAATCACGCCAAGTATGGTGAAATGATTTATGCTCATTCTGATAATGATCTTTATGTTAATCTTTTCATTCCATCAACACTTAAATGGGCAGAAAAGAAAATCCTGATCAGACAGGAAAATAACTTTCCTGAAACTCCATTTACCAAACTGATTGTTGATCTGGCCGGAAAAGGAAATTTTAACCTTAAACTAAGATCTCCGCAATGGACAAATCCTTCTGAAGTAAACATTTCAATTAACGGGAAAAAGCAAAATGTACAGCCGGATGGCAACGGTTATTTTACTTTAACTAAGAAATGGAAAAAAGAAGATGTGATCGAAATGAATCTTCCGATGCATCTTTCTGCAGAGCAATTGCCTGATAAATCAGATTATTATGCCTTTAAATACGGGCCTGTTGTTCTTGCTGCAACATATGGAACCGAAGATCAACAAGGATTATTAGCTGATGACAGCCGCGGCGGACACATTGCGCATGGTCCGCAGATTCCGTTGAATGAAATTCCGGTTATTTTAGGAAATAATCAGGAAGTTATCAATCATGTAAAACCGGTTGAAAATAAAAATCTTACATTCAGTCTCACAGGTTTATATCCGGAAGAAAAATTTGGTAAAGGTTTTCAGCTGGTGCCGTTTTACAAGATTCAGGAAGAAAGATATATTTTGTACTGGCCGCAGGCTGATCAGGATAAAATTGAATCTATCCAGAAAAAGAAAGCGGAAGAAGAAGCTGAAACCCGAAAACTTGATCTCATTACGGTCGATAAAATTCAGTTGGGTGAGCAGCAACCGGAGTCTGATCATTATTTTGAAAGCAAAGATTCCAACACGGGGTATATGGAAGACCGTCATTTCCGGGATGCAAAAGGATGGTTCAGTTACCGAATGAAAAATCCGGGTAAGAATGCTGCTTATTTGTACATTTTATATTTTGATGCGAATGCCAACCGGTCTTTGAATGTAGAGATCAACGGCAAAAATGTATCGGCAAAAAAACTGGAAGGAAAAGCCGGAAACTCACCTCAATATCTGCTTTTACCGATTCCTGAAACAGAAAAGAATAAAGAAATCCTTAGTGTAAAATTTTTTGCAGAAGAACAGATGACCACTTCAAAAATCATTGAAGTACGTTTGCTGACGCAGAACTATCAAAAGTCTGTCAATAAAAATTAA
- a CDS encoding sialate O-acetylesterase has translation MKRYCSKLFLIIAIFSACLFDAKVRLPALVSDGMILQRNQKLKIWGYADAGEKVYIKFLNKTYSATADNSGNWNIMLPELKAGGPFVMTINDITLKDILIGDVWVASGQSNMELPMRRLKPLYGEEMKTVNNQNIRFFTVPQKYNFKAAQNDLDGGKWESTNPQTIQNFSGVAYFFAKNLYERNKVPVGIIHTSLGGSPVQAWMDANSLKKYPEYLEEAEKWKNDDLIKSTESNEQALSRAWYTELDQSDIGLNQHWENFDLNDSSWKTMNVPGSWEDQEGPFEGSVWFRKEITLSKSEAGKAAFLNLGRIKDADVTYINGVKVGNVTYEYPPRWYDIPAGVLKEGKNSIAVRITNGSGKGQFIADKPYYLEIGGKKIDLTGSWKYKIGAKMEKMAPGQTFIRWKPTGLYNSMINPLINYKVKGFLWYQGESNTGKPKEYGDLLTTMINDWRSKWEEKEAPFLIVQLANFMEAKNQPVESNWAELRDQQRKVSLNVPQTGLAVIIDVGEWNDIHPLDKKTVGDRLALQALKIADKKDIVADGPVYQTMKIEGNKIMLSFKKGTDDFAPVSELKGFAIAGKDRKYQWAKAKTEGKNIIVWNDEIKDPVSVRYDWADNPDGNLKNKSGLPASSFTTE, from the coding sequence ATGAAAAGATATTGCTCAAAATTATTTCTAATAATAGCCATTTTCAGCGCCTGTTTATTTGATGCTAAAGTAAGGCTTCCTGCACTGGTTTCAGACGGAATGATACTCCAAAGGAACCAGAAGCTTAAAATCTGGGGCTATGCGGATGCCGGAGAAAAGGTATATATTAAATTTTTAAATAAAACGTATTCAGCGACAGCAGATAATTCAGGAAACTGGAACATTATGCTTCCTGAACTTAAAGCCGGTGGACCGTTTGTGATGACCATAAACGATATTACGCTTAAAGATATTTTAATCGGAGATGTTTGGGTTGCATCCGGACAATCGAATATGGAACTTCCTATGAGACGTCTAAAACCGCTGTATGGAGAGGAAATGAAAACAGTAAATAATCAGAATATCAGGTTTTTTACGGTTCCGCAGAAATACAATTTTAAAGCAGCGCAGAATGATCTTGACGGCGGAAAATGGGAAAGCACCAATCCACAGACCATTCAGAATTTTTCGGGTGTAGCTTATTTTTTTGCTAAAAATCTGTATGAAAGAAATAAAGTTCCTGTAGGGATCATTCACACAAGTTTGGGAGGTTCTCCGGTTCAGGCGTGGATGGATGCGAATTCCCTTAAAAAATATCCTGAATATCTGGAAGAAGCTGAAAAATGGAAAAATGATGATTTGATAAAATCTACAGAATCCAACGAACAGGCTTTAAGCAGAGCCTGGTATACAGAGCTTGATCAGAGTGATATTGGTTTAAACCAGCACTGGGAAAATTTTGATCTTAATGATTCATCATGGAAAACAATGAATGTTCCGGGATCATGGGAAGATCAGGAAGGACCCTTTGAAGGTTCGGTATGGTTCAGAAAAGAGATCACACTGTCAAAAAGTGAGGCAGGAAAAGCAGCTTTCCTGAATCTTGGTAGAATAAAAGATGCGGATGTGACTTATATCAACGGTGTGAAAGTAGGAAATGTTACCTATGAATATCCACCGAGATGGTATGATATTCCTGCTGGCGTTTTAAAAGAAGGTAAAAATAGTATTGCCGTAAGAATCACCAACGGAAGCGGAAAAGGACAGTTTATCGCTGACAAACCGTATTATCTTGAAATCGGCGGAAAGAAAATCGATCTTACAGGTTCATGGAAATATAAAATAGGTGCAAAAATGGAGAAAATGGCTCCGGGTCAGACATTCATCCGCTGGAAACCGACCGGGCTGTACAATTCTATGATCAATCCGTTGATTAACTATAAAGTAAAAGGATTTCTTTGGTATCAGGGCGAAAGCAACACCGGAAAACCGAAAGAATATGGTGATCTTTTAACGACAATGATCAACGACTGGCGTTCTAAATGGGAAGAAAAAGAGGCACCGTTCCTGATCGTTCAGCTTGCAAATTTTATGGAAGCTAAAAATCAGCCTGTCGAAAGCAACTGGGCAGAACTCAGAGATCAGCAGCGTAAAGTTTCGCTCAATGTTCCGCAAACCGGACTTGCCGTAATCATCGATGTTGGAGAATGGAACGATATTCATCCTCTTGATAAAAAAACAGTGGGCGACAGGTTAGCATTGCAGGCATTGAAAATTGCTGATAAAAAAGATATTGTTGCAGACGGACCTGTTTATCAGACCATGAAAATTGAAGGAAATAAGATTATGCTTTCATTTAAAAAAGGAACCGATGATTTTGCTCCTGTTTCGGAATTAAAAGGTTTTGCAATAGCAGGTAAAGACAGAAAATACCAGTGGGCAAAAGCGAAAACAGAAGGTAAAAATATTATTGTCTGGAATGATGAAATTAAAGATCCCGTTTCAGTTCGCTACGACTGGGCAGACAATCCTGACGGAAATTTAAAAAACAAATCAGGTCTTCCGGCTTCATCCTTCACTACAGAATAA
- a CDS encoding MFS transporter, with protein sequence MNNPSQKISVIEKIGYSLGDLAANLVFQTLVTYLAYFYTDIYGLKAEDASVITLIVGLIAGFGFNPMVGALADRTATRWGKFRPWILFTSVPLGITALLAFSTPDFSYKGKMIYAAATYSLLLLLYAANNLPYAALSGVITGDMSERNSISSYRFVAVMFAQFFVQVFMLPIILSVGNGDKAAGIETVMTWLAIIGSVMLLITFFTTKERIIPKPEQKSTLKEDLKDVFQNRPWIIMLTVTAFIFITLAMKGGAYVYYFNNYVDEASLKSFISPITTFFNSVGMNFFGEDPKSAGFGLFNAGGIIMMIVGITFSKRFADKYGKRDTFIASLFISTLFVLFFVFYPPKAVGIMFLSQILHGFFYGISTPLLWAMIADVADYSEWKNNRRATAIIFSAMMVGLKVGLSIGSSLVALIIGKYGYISTEGTENVVQPETVAAGAKMLVSVFPSIPFFIACGLLLFYKINKKMEVQIEKDLAERRK encoded by the coding sequence ATGAACAATCCATCACAGAAAATATCTGTCATCGAAAAAATAGGCTACAGCCTGGGAGATCTTGCTGCCAATCTTGTTTTTCAGACTTTGGTAACCTATCTCGCTTATTTTTATACGGATATTTACGGACTAAAAGCAGAGGATGCATCAGTCATAACATTGATAGTAGGATTAATTGCCGGCTTCGGGTTCAATCCGATGGTAGGAGCTTTGGCAGACCGTACTGCAACAAGATGGGGGAAATTCCGTCCGTGGATTCTTTTCACGTCTGTTCCGCTTGGGATTACTGCTTTGTTAGCTTTCAGTACACCCGATTTTTCTTATAAAGGTAAAATGATCTACGCTGCAGCAACGTACTCCTTGTTACTGTTGTTATATGCAGCGAATAACCTGCCGTACGCAGCACTAAGCGGTGTTATTACGGGAGATATGTCAGAACGTAACAGTATTTCTTCTTACCGTTTTGTGGCGGTGATGTTTGCCCAGTTTTTCGTTCAGGTATTTATGTTGCCAATCATTTTATCTGTAGGAAATGGAGATAAAGCTGCCGGTATCGAAACGGTAATGACCTGGCTTGCGATAATTGGCTCCGTAATGTTGCTGATTACCTTTTTCACTACCAAAGAAAGAATCATCCCAAAACCTGAACAGAAATCAACCTTAAAAGAAGATTTAAAAGATGTTTTCCAAAACAGGCCATGGATTATTATGCTTACTGTTACAGCTTTCATTTTCATAACCCTGGCGATGAAAGGCGGCGCTTATGTGTATTACTTTAACAATTATGTGGATGAAGCTTCTCTTAAAAGCTTTATTTCACCCATTACCACATTTTTTAACTCGGTAGGAATGAATTTCTTCGGTGAAGATCCTAAGTCTGCCGGTTTCGGATTGTTTAATGCGGGAGGAATCATTATGATGATCGTTGGAATTACTTTTTCCAAAAGGTTTGCCGATAAATACGGAAAGCGTGATACCTTCATCGCATCGCTGTTTATTTCCACTTTATTTGTTCTGTTCTTTGTTTTTTATCCTCCGAAAGCAGTAGGAATAATGTTCCTTTCTCAGATTTTGCACGGATTCTTTTACGGAATCAGTACTCCTTTACTTTGGGCTATGATTGCAGATGTAGCCGATTATTCCGAGTGGAAAAACAACAGGAGAGCCACCGCTATTATCTTTTCTGCCATGATGGTAGGTTTGAAGGTAGGTTTAAGCATCGGAAGCTCATTGGTAGCATTGATTATCGGTAAGTACGGATATATTTCTACGGAGGGTACGGAAAATGTGGTTCAGCCTGAAACGGTGGCTGCAGGAGCTAAAATGCTGGTAAGCGTTTTTCCTTCGATTCCTTTTTTCATCGCATGCGGATTACTTTTATTCTATAAAATCAATAAAAAAATGGAAGTTCAGATCGAAAAAGATCTGGCGGAAAGAAGAAAATAA
- a CDS encoding endo-1,4-beta-xylanase: MKRIITLGLIMLAASNAVAQKTGNSLKKAFKDKFYIGTAMSLPQINGTDVKSDQIIASQFSSIVAENCMKSMFLQPQEGKFFFDDADRFVAFGEKNKMFIIGHTLIWHSQLPKWFFVDKDGKDVSAEVLKQRMKNHITTVVSRYKGRVKGWDVVNEAIMEDGTYRKSKFYEILGEEFIPLAFQYAQEADPNAELYYNDYNEWYPEKVKTVINIVKKMKSRGIRVDGVGMQTHVGLDTPKLAEYEKAITDYASAGVKVNITEMDISALPSPWGTSANVSDTVKYQAKMNPYTKGLPENIEKEWENRYLDFFRLFIKHEDKIRRVTLWGVTDKQSWKNDFPVKGRTDYPLLFDRNFKAKPVVEKIIQLTKEKK; the protein is encoded by the coding sequence ATGAAACGAATAATTACATTAGGCTTAATAATGCTGGCCGCATCAAATGCAGTCGCTCAAAAAACAGGAAATTCTCTGAAAAAAGCTTTTAAAGATAAATTTTATATCGGTACAGCCATGAGTCTTCCGCAAATCAACGGAACGGATGTGAAATCAGATCAGATTATCGCTTCACAATTCAGCTCTATTGTGGCGGAAAACTGTATGAAATCCATGTTTCTGCAGCCTCAGGAAGGAAAATTCTTTTTTGATGACGCCGACCGCTTTGTGGCTTTTGGTGAAAAGAATAAAATGTTTATCATCGGTCATACCCTGATCTGGCATTCACAGTTGCCAAAATGGTTTTTTGTGGACAAAGACGGGAAAGATGTTTCTGCTGAGGTGTTGAAACAACGAATGAAAAATCACATTACAACCGTTGTTTCAAGATACAAAGGCCGCGTGAAAGGTTGGGACGTAGTCAATGAAGCCATCATGGAAGACGGAACGTACAGAAAAAGTAAGTTTTATGAAATCCTTGGCGAGGAATTTATCCCTTTGGCATTCCAATACGCTCAGGAAGCTGATCCGAATGCTGAACTGTATTACAATGATTATAATGAATGGTATCCTGAAAAGGTAAAGACAGTTATTAATATCGTTAAAAAAATGAAATCCAGAGGAATAAGAGTTGATGGTGTAGGAATGCAGACACACGTTGGCCTGGATACTCCGAAACTGGCGGAATATGAAAAAGCGATAACAGATTATGCATCCGCCGGAGTAAAAGTAAATATTACTGAAATGGACATCAGTGCGCTGCCTTCACCTTGGGGAACTTCTGCCAACGTCTCAGATACGGTAAAATATCAGGCGAAGATGAATCCTTACACCAAAGGTCTTCCTGAAAATATAGAGAAAGAATGGGAAAATCGTTATCTTGATTTCTTCCGTCTTTTCATCAAACACGAAGACAAAATCAGAAGAGTGACGTTGTGGGGTGTTACCGATAAACAATCATGGAAAAATGATTTCCCGGTAAAAGGCAGAACCGATTATCCTTTACTTTTCGACCGTAATTTTAAAGCAAAACCAGTGGTTGAAAAAATTATTCAATTAACAAAAGAGAAAAAATAA
- a CDS encoding glycoside hydrolase family 43 protein, with the protein MNKAKYLFPNDYMADPSVHVFEGKIYIYPSHDRESGIEENDNGDHFDMNDYHVFSLDDVENGEITDHGVVLSVKDIPWSGRQLWDCDVAFKNGKYFMYFPLKDKNDIFRIGVAVSDKPYGPFVPEKHPMMGSYSIDPCIFEEDGKHYMYFGGIWGGQLQRYRNNKALESAVIPQDDEPAIPSKVALLSDNMLEFGEEPKDILILDEKGNPLLHGDKHRFFEASWMHKYNSKYYFSYSTGDTHLLCYATGDNPYGPFTFQGEILTPVVGWTTHHSIVEFKGKWYLFFHDSVPSGGRTWLRSMKVVEIEYDENGKIKTIEGLDENQ; encoded by the coding sequence ATGAACAAAGCAAAATATCTATTCCCGAACGACTATATGGCAGACCCTTCTGTCCATGTTTTTGAGGGGAAAATTTATATCTATCCTTCCCACGACCGCGAAAGCGGAATTGAAGAAAATGATAACGGAGATCACTTTGATATGAATGATTACCATGTATTTTCTTTAGATGATGTAGAAAACGGAGAAATTACGGATCATGGTGTGGTGCTTTCCGTTAAAGATATTCCATGGTCGGGGAGACAGCTCTGGGACTGCGATGTTGCTTTTAAAAATGGCAAATATTTTATGTACTTTCCCTTGAAAGACAAAAACGATATCTTCAGAATCGGGGTTGCGGTGAGTGACAAACCTTACGGACCTTTCGTCCCTGAAAAACACCCAATGATGGGAAGCTACAGCATCGATCCTTGTATTTTTGAAGAAGATGGAAAACATTATATGTATTTCGGAGGGATCTGGGGCGGACAGCTTCAGCGTTACCGAAATAATAAAGCCCTGGAATCTGCCGTAATTCCTCAGGATGATGAGCCTGCCATTCCGTCCAAAGTTGCTTTGTTAAGCGACAATATGCTGGAATTTGGTGAAGAACCTAAAGACATTCTTATCCTCGACGAAAAGGGAAATCCGCTTCTTCACGGAGACAAACACCGTTTCTTTGAAGCTTCCTGGATGCACAAATACAACAGTAAATATTATTTTTCGTATTCAACCGGTGACACTCATCTGCTTTGTTATGCAACCGGAGATAATCCTTACGGACCATTCACTTTTCAGGGTGAAATTTTAACACCGGTAGTAGGCTGGACTACCCATCATAGTATTGTTGAATTTAAAGGGAAATGGTACCTGTTTTTTCACGACAGTGTTCCGAGCGGAGGAAGAACATGGCTCAGAAGCATGAAGGTTGTAGAAATTGAATATGATGAAAACGGTAAAATAAAAACCATCGAAGGATTGGACGAAAATCAGTAA